A single region of the Streptomyces caelestis genome encodes:
- a CDS encoding allantoate amidohydrolase: MWRDLLPLGRHPASHGYRRFAWTGVDGDCRAWFEGQAAARGLRYEVDRNGNQWAWLGDPAHGDAVVTGSHLDSVPDGGAFDGPLGVVSAFAALDELRGRGARFTRPLGIVNFGDEEGARFGLACVGSRLTAGQLTREQAHRLTDGEGVTLPRAMEAAGYDPDAIGPDPERLARIGAFVELHVEQGRALDLSGDRVGVASAIWPHGRWRFDFRGEANHAGTTRLADRRDPMLSYAETVLAARREAELAGAVATFGKIAVEPNGVNAIPSLVRGWLDSRAADQDSLDAVVAGVEKAAGEYAAAHGVDLAVVRESFTPVVEFDHALRDELARILGKDTGLTVPVLGTGAGHDAGILSGSIPTAMLFVRNPTGVSHSPAEFAAEDDCVAGVLALADVLEGLACR, from the coding sequence ATGTGGCGTGACCTGCTCCCCCTCGGCCGGCACCCCGCCTCCCACGGCTATCGCCGCTTCGCCTGGACCGGTGTCGACGGTGACTGCCGGGCCTGGTTCGAAGGGCAGGCCGCTGCCCGGGGGCTGCGCTACGAGGTCGACCGGAACGGGAACCAGTGGGCCTGGCTCGGTGACCCGGCCCACGGGGACGCCGTCGTCACCGGGTCGCATCTCGACTCCGTGCCGGACGGCGGAGCCTTCGACGGCCCCCTCGGAGTCGTGTCCGCCTTCGCCGCGCTGGACGAACTGCGCGGCCGGGGCGCGCGGTTCACCCGGCCCCTCGGCATCGTGAACTTCGGGGACGAGGAGGGCGCCCGGTTCGGGCTCGCCTGTGTCGGGTCCCGGCTCACCGCCGGGCAGCTCACCCGCGAGCAGGCGCACCGGCTCACGGACGGCGAGGGCGTGACGCTGCCGCGAGCCATGGAGGCCGCCGGATACGACCCCGACGCCATCGGGCCCGACCCCGAGCGGCTCGCCCGCATCGGCGCCTTCGTCGAGCTGCACGTCGAGCAGGGCCGGGCTCTGGACCTGTCCGGCGACCGGGTCGGCGTCGCCAGCGCGATCTGGCCGCACGGCCGGTGGCGGTTCGACTTCCGGGGCGAGGCCAACCACGCCGGCACCACCCGGCTCGCCGACCGGCGCGACCCCATGCTGTCCTACGCGGAGACCGTCCTCGCCGCCCGCCGCGAGGCCGAACTCGCCGGTGCCGTCGCCACCTTCGGCAAGATCGCCGTCGAGCCGAACGGCGTCAACGCCATCCCCTCCCTGGTGCGCGGCTGGCTCGACTCCCGCGCGGCCGACCAGGACAGCCTGGACGCCGTGGTCGCCGGCGTCGAGAAGGCGGCCGGGGAGTACGCCGCCGCCCATGGTGTCGATCTCGCCGTCGTGCGCGAGTCGTTCACCCCCGTCGTCGAGTTCGACCACGCCCTGCGCGACGAACTCGCCCGCATCCTCGGCAAGGACACCGGCCTCACCGTCCCCGTCCTGGGCACCGGCGCCGGACACGACGCCGGGATCCTGTCCGGGAGCATCCCGACGGCCATGCTGTTCGTGCGCAACCCCACCGGCGTCTCCCACTCACCGGCCGAGTTCGCGGCCGAGGACGACTGCGTGGCCGGGGTGCTCGCACTCGCCGACGTACTGGAAGGACTGGCGTGCAGGTGA
- the hutU gene encoding urocanate hydratase, which yields MSGPRPPASLHHPQTRPYGPPPGPVRAPRGTETSALGWQQEAALRMLQNNLDPEVAEHPDKLVVYGGTGKAARDWRSFDAMVWTLRGLKQDETMLVQSGRPVGVMQTHEWAPRVLIANSNLVGDWANWEEFRRLEALGLTMYGQMTAGSWIYIGTQGILQGTYETFSAVAAKKFGGSLAGTITLTAGLGGMGGAQPLAVTMNDGVAICIDCDPRAIERRIEHRYLDVKADSLDHALRLAVEARDARRPLSIGVLGNAAELVPQLLAMGAPIDIVTDQTSAHDPLAYLPLGTAFEDMADAAAKDPAGFTTRARESMARHVEAMVGFMDAGAEVFDYGNSIRGEAQLAGYDRAFAFPGFVPAYIRPLFCEGKGPFRWAALSGEASDIAKTDEAILDLFPENESLARWIRMAGERVRFQGLPARICWLGYGERDKAGERFNDMVASGELAAPVVIGRDHLDCGSVASPYRETEAMLDGSDAIADWPLLNAMVNVASGASWVSLHHGGGVGMGRSIHAGQVTVADGTRLAGEKIRRVLTNDPGMGVIRHVDAGYDIAESVAREKGVRVPMREGDEA from the coding sequence ATGTCAGGACCCCGCCCGCCCGCCTCCCTCCACCACCCTCAAACGAGGCCCTATGGGCCGCCCCCCGGTCCTGTCCGAGCGCCGCGCGGCACGGAAACGAGCGCCCTGGGATGGCAGCAGGAAGCCGCCCTGCGCATGCTCCAGAACAACCTCGACCCGGAGGTCGCCGAGCACCCCGACAAGCTCGTCGTCTACGGCGGCACCGGCAAGGCGGCGCGCGACTGGCGCTCCTTCGACGCGATGGTGTGGACGCTGCGGGGGCTGAAGCAGGACGAGACCATGCTGGTCCAGTCGGGCCGGCCCGTCGGCGTCATGCAGACCCACGAGTGGGCCCCGCGTGTCCTCATCGCCAACTCCAACCTCGTCGGCGACTGGGCGAACTGGGAGGAGTTCCGCCGCCTGGAGGCCCTCGGCCTGACCATGTACGGGCAGATGACGGCCGGCTCCTGGATCTACATCGGCACCCAGGGCATCCTCCAGGGCACCTACGAGACCTTCTCCGCCGTCGCCGCGAAGAAGTTCGGCGGCAGCCTCGCGGGGACGATCACGCTGACCGCCGGTCTCGGCGGGATGGGCGGCGCCCAGCCGCTCGCCGTGACGATGAACGACGGTGTGGCGATCTGCATCGACTGCGACCCGCGCGCGATCGAGCGGCGCATCGAGCACCGGTACCTGGACGTGAAGGCCGACTCCCTGGACCACGCCCTGCGGCTCGCCGTGGAGGCCCGTGACGCCCGCCGCCCGCTGTCCATCGGTGTCCTCGGCAACGCCGCCGAGCTGGTGCCGCAGCTGCTCGCCATGGGCGCCCCGATCGACATCGTCACCGACCAGACCTCCGCCCACGACCCGCTGGCCTACCTGCCCCTCGGCACCGCCTTCGAGGACATGGCCGACGCCGCCGCCAAGGACCCGGCCGGCTTCACCACCCGGGCCCGCGAGTCCATGGCCCGGCACGTGGAGGCCATGGTCGGCTTCATGGACGCCGGCGCGGAGGTCTTCGACTACGGCAACTCCATCCGCGGCGAAGCGCAACTCGCCGGGTACGACCGGGCCTTCGCCTTCCCCGGCTTCGTCCCCGCCTATATCCGCCCGCTGTTCTGCGAGGGCAAGGGCCCCTTCCGCTGGGCGGCCCTGTCCGGCGAGGCCTCCGACATCGCGAAGACCGACGAGGCGATCCTCGACCTCTTCCCGGAGAACGAGTCCCTGGCCCGCTGGATCCGCATGGCCGGGGAGCGGGTCCGCTTCCAGGGGCTGCCCGCCCGTATCTGCTGGCTCGGCTACGGCGAGCGGGACAAGGCCGGCGAGCGGTTCAACGACATGGTCGCGAGCGGGGAGCTGGCCGCGCCGGTCGTCATCGGCCGCGACCATCTCGACTGCGGCTCCGTCGCGTCCCCCTACCGGGAGACCGAGGCCATGCTCGACGGGTCCGACGCGATCGCCGACTGGCCGCTGCTGAACGCGATGGTGAACGTGGCGTCGGGGGCGTCCTGGGTGTCCCTGCACCACGGGGGCGGTGTCGGTATGGGGCGGTCGATCCACGCGGGGCAGGTGACGGTGGCCGACGGTACGAGGCTGGCCGGCGAGAAGATCCGGCGGGTGCTGACGAACGACCCGGGCATGGGGGTCATCCGGCATGTGGATGCCGGGTACGACATCGCGGAGTCGGTGGCTCGGGAGAAGGGCGTCCGTGTCCCGATGCGTGAGGGTGACGAGGCGTGA
- a CDS encoding diaminopimelate decarboxylase yields MGEDGRTGDSGAGRAARRDEAVRAAVEQGLLGPDTPIVGLLDVTGIRESAAELRVAFDAVVAPGTPVLHAFAVKATPLVPVLRLLREEGIGAEVASPGELALARTAGLGPEVTVLDSPAKTPRELREALALGIAVNADNPQELDRIDGLVRSAAGRSPIGIRVNPQIGGGSIEATSTATATSKFGVALRDEGAREWVVRAYLDRPWLTRLHAHTGSQGVPLSLMARGVAETYELAEEINRRAGRRQVDTLDIGGGLPVNFASDATTPTYAQYARMLAEEVPGLFDGRYGLVTEFGRSLLAKHGTVVARVEYAKSAGGRPVAVTHAGVQVATRTVYAPGVWPLRIAAYDAKGRPKEGPAVVQDVAGPACFSGDLLAEGCALPLLEQGDFAAALDTGAYYFAHHYAYNSLVRPGVYGFGPGREGGVAFAVVREAQTVEEVVAESGGAQVDALVGGLAPWGLS; encoded by the coding sequence ATGGGTGAGGACGGCCGGACGGGTGACTCCGGCGCCGGGCGGGCGGCCCGGCGGGACGAGGCGGTACGGGCCGCGGTGGAGCAGGGGCTGCTCGGGCCCGACACCCCCATCGTGGGGCTGCTGGACGTCACCGGCATCCGGGAGTCGGCGGCGGAGCTGCGGGTGGCGTTCGACGCGGTCGTGGCGCCGGGCACGCCCGTGCTGCACGCCTTCGCGGTGAAGGCGACCCCGCTGGTGCCGGTGCTGCGGCTGCTGCGCGAGGAGGGCATCGGCGCGGAGGTGGCGAGTCCGGGCGAGCTGGCGCTGGCACGGACGGCGGGGCTGGGCCCGGAGGTGACGGTGCTGGACTCGCCGGCCAAGACGCCCCGGGAGCTGCGCGAGGCGCTGGCGCTGGGCATCGCCGTCAACGCGGACAATCCGCAGGAGCTGGACCGCATCGACGGCCTGGTGAGGTCCGCGGCCGGCCGCTCCCCGATCGGGATACGGGTGAACCCGCAGATCGGCGGGGGTTCCATCGAGGCGACGTCCACGGCCACGGCAACGTCGAAGTTCGGCGTGGCGCTGCGTGACGAGGGTGCGCGGGAGTGGGTCGTACGGGCGTATCTGGACCGGCCGTGGCTGACCCGGCTGCACGCGCACACCGGGTCCCAGGGGGTCCCGCTGTCCCTGATGGCGCGGGGCGTGGCGGAGACGTACGAGCTGGCGGAGGAGATCAACCGCCGGGCCGGGCGGCGGCAGGTCGACACGCTCGACATCGGCGGCGGGCTGCCGGTGAACTTCGCGTCGGACGCGACGACGCCGACGTACGCGCAGTACGCGCGGATGCTGGCTGAAGAGGTGCCCGGGCTGTTCGACGGGCGGTACGGACTGGTGACGGAGTTCGGGCGGTCACTGCTGGCGAAGCACGGGACGGTGGTGGCGCGAGTCGAGTACGCCAAGAGCGCGGGCGGCCGGCCGGTGGCGGTCACGCACGCGGGCGTGCAGGTCGCGACGCGGACGGTGTACGCGCCGGGGGTCTGGCCGCTGAGGATCGCCGCGTACGACGCCAAGGGGCGCCCGAAGGAGGGTCCGGCCGTGGTGCAGGACGTGGCCGGGCCGGCGTGCTTCTCGGGCGACCTGCTGGCCGAGGGGTGTGCGCTGCCGTTGCTGGAGCAGGGGGACTTCGCGGCGGCACTGGATACGGGCGCGTACTACTTCGCGCATCACTACGCGTACAACTCGCTTGTCCGGCCCGGGGTTTACGGGTTCGGGCCGGGCAGGGAGGGGGGTGTCGCCTTCGCGGTGGTGCGAGAGGCGCAGACGGTCGAGGAGGTCGTGGCGGAGTCCGGAGGGGCGCAGGTCGATGCGCTGGTGGGCGGCCTGGCGCCGTGGGGGCTTTCGTAG
- a CDS encoding MurR/RpiR family transcriptional regulator has product MSVTDSPAARLQALFEGHRLTPTQRRIAHSMVRRAADVPFLSSVELAELAGVSQPSVTRFAVALGFDGYPALRRHLREVAPAEPAADAGSSNEYQQAVEAEIENLRHLAEALADPRPVERAGRLLAASRPLPVLGLRAAAAQAHGFAYFAAKVHPDVRLLNEGGTMLHDRIDAAVRAGATALLCFALPRHPREVVDTLDYARQAGLTVVTVADSAFAPVAKVSDLLLPAAVGTGLAFDTACAPMLLGRVLLEAMCDDLPQAQSRLEEFDVKAAARGLFVD; this is encoded by the coding sequence ATGAGCGTGACCGACAGCCCTGCCGCGCGGTTGCAGGCGCTCTTCGAGGGCCACCGGCTGACGCCGACCCAGCGGCGCATCGCGCACAGCATGGTGCGGCGCGCCGCCGACGTGCCGTTCCTGTCGAGCGTGGAACTCGCCGAACTGGCCGGGGTCAGCCAGCCGTCCGTGACCCGCTTCGCCGTCGCCCTCGGCTTCGACGGCTACCCGGCCCTGCGCCGCCATCTGCGGGAGGTCGCCCCCGCCGAACCCGCCGCGGACGCCGGGTCCTCCAACGAGTACCAGCAGGCCGTCGAGGCCGAGATCGAGAACCTGCGGCACCTGGCGGAGGCCCTGGCCGATCCCCGGCCCGTGGAGCGGGCGGGGCGTCTCCTCGCGGCCTCCCGACCGCTCCCCGTCCTCGGACTGCGGGCGGCAGCCGCCCAGGCGCACGGCTTCGCCTACTTCGCCGCCAAGGTCCACCCCGACGTACGGCTCCTCAACGAGGGCGGCACGATGCTTCACGACCGCATCGACGCCGCCGTCCGGGCCGGTGCGACCGCGCTGCTCTGCTTCGCGCTGCCCCGGCACCCCCGCGAGGTCGTCGACACCCTCGACTACGCACGACAGGCCGGGCTGACCGTCGTCACGGTCGCCGACTCCGCCTTCGCGCCGGTGGCCAAGGTGTCCGACCTGCTGCTCCCCGCCGCCGTCGGCACCGGCCTCGCCTTCGACACGGCCTGTGCCCCGATGCTGCTCGGCCGGGTCCTGCTGGAGGCGATGTGCGACGACCTGCCTCAGGCCCAGTCCCGCCTGGAGGAGTTCGACGTGAAGGCGGCGGCGCGGGGGCTGTTCGTGGACTGA
- a CDS encoding SDR family oxidoreductase — protein MPYENLAGRTAVVTGAASGIGEAVAVLLAAQGARVALLARRAERLAAIAGKIRADGGQALAVVADVTDEASVTDAADRIHAEYGPVDLVVNSAGVMLPHPVDARRADEWQRMLDTNVAGVLRITGAFTGDLVGAAAEGRTADVVNISSIAAHVSFANYAVYGATKAAVTYLSQALRSEFGPRDVRVTNIEPGIVESELRTHIVDEELARQVAGMVDEVGALSAEELADLVVYVTSRPRRVNLRQIVALPTRQV, from the coding sequence ATGCCGTACGAGAACCTGGCCGGCCGTACCGCCGTCGTCACCGGAGCCGCGAGCGGGATCGGTGAGGCCGTCGCCGTGCTGCTGGCCGCCCAGGGCGCACGGGTGGCGCTGCTGGCCCGGCGTGCGGAACGGCTGGCGGCGATCGCCGGGAAGATCCGCGCCGACGGCGGGCAGGCCCTGGCCGTCGTCGCGGACGTCACCGACGAGGCGTCCGTGACCGACGCCGCCGACCGGATCCACGCGGAGTACGGGCCCGTCGACCTGGTCGTCAACTCCGCCGGCGTCATGCTGCCGCACCCCGTCGACGCCCGGCGCGCCGACGAGTGGCAGCGGATGCTCGACACCAACGTCGCCGGAGTACTGCGGATCACCGGCGCCTTCACCGGCGACCTGGTGGGCGCGGCCGCGGAGGGCCGTACGGCCGACGTCGTGAACATCTCGTCCATCGCCGCGCACGTCAGCTTCGCGAACTACGCGGTGTACGGCGCGACCAAGGCCGCCGTCACCTATCTGTCGCAGGCCCTGCGCTCCGAGTTCGGGCCGCGGGACGTCCGGGTCACCAACATCGAGCCCGGGATCGTCGAGAGCGAGTTGCGCACGCACATCGTCGACGAGGAGCTGGCCCGGCAGGTGGCGGGCATGGTGGACGAGGTGGGCGCGCTGTCCGCCGAGGAGCTCGCCGACCTGGTGGTCTACGTGACCAGCCGCCCGCGCCGGGTCAATCTGCGGCAGATCGTCGCGCTGCCGACACGCCAGGTCTGA
- a CDS encoding helix-turn-helix transcriptional regulator has translation MDGELGDFLRSRRARIQPEEVGLTSYGRRRVPGLRREEVAQLAGVSVDYYVRLEQGRGASVSDAVLDAVARVLRLDEAEHEYLRAVARPRRRTEGTPAASRVRPGVQLILDGMDRNPAYVLDHRMDVLAWNALGDAVVGFSDRVPGDRNLPRRVFLDPTARDLYPDWPATASQTVAHLRLNAGHHPDDPAMGRLVGELSRASDDFRRLWADHLVKPCDHGVKQVRHPVAGLLTLPFETLTIPAAPDQTIVAYAPQPGSETAERLALLGSWVTSRAG, from the coding sequence ATGGACGGAGAACTGGGAGACTTCCTGCGCTCGCGCCGCGCCCGCATCCAGCCGGAGGAGGTCGGGCTGACGTCGTACGGCCGCCGTCGTGTGCCGGGTCTGCGTCGTGAGGAGGTGGCGCAGCTGGCCGGGGTGAGCGTCGACTACTACGTCCGTCTCGAGCAGGGCAGGGGCGCGAGCGTCTCGGATGCCGTGCTGGACGCGGTCGCGCGGGTGCTGCGGCTGGACGAGGCGGAGCACGAGTATCTGCGGGCGGTCGCCCGGCCCCGCCGGCGGACCGAGGGCACTCCGGCCGCGTCGCGGGTGCGACCGGGTGTCCAGCTGATCCTGGACGGCATGGACCGCAACCCGGCGTACGTCCTGGACCACCGCATGGACGTCCTCGCCTGGAACGCCCTCGGTGACGCCGTGGTCGGCTTCAGCGACAGAGTCCCCGGCGACCGCAACCTGCCCCGCCGCGTCTTCCTCGACCCCACCGCCCGCGACCTCTACCCGGACTGGCCGGCGACGGCCTCCCAGACCGTCGCCCACCTCCGCCTCAACGCGGGCCACCACCCGGACGACCCCGCCATGGGCAGGCTCGTCGGTGAACTCTCCCGCGCCAGCGACGACTTCCGCCGCCTGTGGGCCGACCACCTGGTCAAACCCTGCGACCACGGGGTGAAGCAGGTCCGGCACCCGGTCGCGGGCCTGCTGACCCTCCCGTTCGAGACCCTCACGATCCCGGCGGCCCCGGACCAGACGATCGTGGCGTACGCGCCGCAGCCCGGCTCGGAGACGGCGGAGCGGCTTGCGCTGCTGGGGAGTTGGGTGACGAGCCGGGCCGGCTGA
- a CDS encoding cystathionine beta-synthase, which produces MQFHDSMISLVGNTPLVRLNSVTKGIRATVLAKVEYFNPGGSVKDRIALRMIEAAEESGALKPGGTIVEPTSGNTGVGLAIVAQQKGYKCIFVCPDKVSTDKINVLRAYGAEVVVCPTAVDPEHPDSYYNVSDRLVRETPGAWKPDQYSNPNNPLSHYHSTGPELWEQTEGRITHFVAGVGTGGTISGTGRYLKEVSDGKVKVIGADPEGSVYSGGSGRPYLVEGVGEDFWPTAYDRTVADEIVAVSDKDSFQMTRRLAKEEGLLVGGSCGMAVVAALEVAERLGEDDVVVVLLPDSGRGYLSKIFNDEWMADYGFLEDAGPSARVADVLNDKEGDHMPSLVHMHPEETVGQAIDVLREYGVSQMPVVKPGAGHPDVMAAEVVGSVVERELLDALFSKSASLEDPLEKHMSGPLPQVGSGEPVADLMAVLGKADAAIVLVEGKPTGVVSRQDLLSFLARSAK; this is translated from the coding sequence GTGCAGTTCCACGACTCGATGATCAGTCTCGTCGGCAACACCCCGCTGGTGAGGCTCAACAGCGTGACCAAGGGCATCAGGGCGACCGTCCTGGCCAAGGTGGAGTACTTCAATCCCGGCGGTTCCGTGAAGGACCGCATCGCCCTGCGCATGATCGAGGCGGCCGAGGAGTCCGGCGCGCTCAAGCCGGGCGGCACGATCGTCGAGCCGACCAGCGGCAACACCGGGGTGGGCCTCGCCATCGTGGCGCAGCAGAAGGGGTACAAGTGCATCTTCGTGTGCCCCGACAAGGTGAGCACCGACAAGATCAACGTGCTGCGCGCGTACGGCGCCGAGGTCGTCGTCTGCCCGACCGCCGTCGACCCGGAGCACCCTGACTCCTACTACAACGTCTCCGACCGGCTGGTCCGCGAGACGCCCGGGGCCTGGAAGCCCGACCAGTACTCCAACCCGAACAACCCCCTCTCGCACTACCACTCCACCGGCCCCGAGCTGTGGGAGCAGACGGAGGGGAGGATCACCCACTTCGTGGCGGGCGTGGGCACCGGCGGCACCATCTCCGGGACCGGCCGCTACCTCAAGGAGGTCAGCGACGGCAAGGTGAAGGTCATCGGCGCCGACCCCGAAGGGTCCGTCTACTCCGGCGGGTCCGGGCGGCCGTACCTCGTCGAGGGTGTCGGTGAGGACTTCTGGCCCACCGCCTACGACCGGACCGTCGCGGACGAGATCGTCGCCGTGTCCGACAAGGACTCCTTCCAGATGACCCGCCGCCTGGCCAAGGAGGAGGGCCTGCTCGTCGGCGGCTCCTGCGGCATGGCGGTCGTGGCCGCGCTGGAGGTCGCCGAGCGGCTCGGCGAGGACGACGTCGTCGTGGTCCTGCTGCCGGACAGCGGCCGCGGCTACCTCAGCAAGATCTTCAACGACGAGTGGATGGCCGACTACGGCTTCCTGGAGGACGCGGGCCCCAGCGCCCGCGTCGCCGACGTCCTGAACGACAAGGAGGGCGACCACATGCCCTCCCTCGTCCACATGCACCCGGAGGAGACGGTCGGCCAGGCCATCGACGTGCTGCGCGAGTACGGCGTCTCGCAGATGCCGGTCGTCAAGCCGGGCGCGGGCCACCCCGACGTGATGGCCGCCGAGGTCGTCGGCTCGGTCGTGGAGCGCGAGCTGCTGGACGCGCTGTTCAGCAAGAGCGCCTCGCTGGAGGACCCGCTGGAGAAGCACATGTCCGGCCCGCTGCCCCAGGTCGGCTCCGGCGAACCCGTCGCCGACCTGATGGCCGTCCTCGGCAAGGCGGACGCGGCGATCGTCCTCGTCGAGGGCAAGCCGACCGGTGTGGTCAGCCGGCAGGACCTGCTGTCCTTCCTCGCCCGGTCCGCGAAGTGA
- a CDS encoding SGNH/GDSL hydrolase family protein translates to MTSMSRARVARRIAAGAAYGGGGIGLAGAAAVGLVLAEVQLARRRVGNGRSPHVPNADGRYGRTYASPGEVPLRLTMLGDSTAAGQGVHRAGQTPGALLASGLAALAERPVELRTMATPGACSDDLDRQVALVLADLDPVPDICVIMIGANDVTHRMPPTRSVRHLSAAVRRLRTAGAEVVVGTCPDLGTIEPVQQPLRWLARRASRQLAAAQTIGAVEQGGRTVSLGDLLGPEFAANPRELFGPDNYHPSAEGYATAAMAVLPTVCASLGLWPAEEERPDASRREGFLPVARAAAEAASEAGTEVAAAMPSGPRGPWALLKRRRRRRVPEQEPAPVTPSS, encoded by the coding sequence ATGACGAGTATGTCGAGGGCGCGGGTGGCCCGGCGGATCGCTGCGGGTGCGGCGTACGGCGGTGGCGGGATCGGGCTGGCCGGGGCGGCCGCCGTGGGGCTGGTGCTGGCGGAAGTGCAGCTGGCGCGGCGCCGGGTGGGCAACGGCAGGTCGCCCCATGTGCCGAACGCGGACGGCCGGTACGGCCGTACGTACGCCAGTCCCGGTGAGGTACCGCTGCGGCTGACGATGCTGGGTGACTCCACGGCCGCCGGCCAGGGTGTGCACCGGGCCGGGCAGACCCCGGGCGCGCTGCTGGCCTCGGGCCTCGCGGCACTGGCGGAACGCCCGGTGGAGCTGCGCACGATGGCGACGCCCGGGGCCTGCTCGGACGACCTGGACCGCCAGGTGGCCCTGGTGCTGGCCGACCTCGATCCCGTGCCGGACATCTGCGTGATCATGATCGGCGCGAACGACGTCACTCACCGCATGCCCCCGACCCGCTCGGTCCGCCACCTGTCCGCGGCGGTCCGGCGGCTGCGCACGGCCGGTGCCGAGGTCGTGGTCGGCACCTGCCCCGACCTGGGCACCATCGAGCCGGTCCAGCAACCCTTGCGCTGGCTGGCCCGACGGGCCTCCCGCCAGCTGGCGGCCGCCCAGACGATCGGAGCCGTCGAACAGGGCGGCCGCACCGTGTCCCTGGGCGACCTGCTCGGCCCCGAGTTCGCCGCGAACCCGCGCGAGCTGTTCGGCCCGGACAACTACCACCCCTCCGCCGAGGGCTACGCGACGGCGGCGATGGCGGTCCTGCCGACCGTCTGCGCCTCTCTCGGCCTGTGGCCGGCCGAGGAGGAGCGCCCGGACGCCTCCCGCCGCGAGGGCTTCCTGCCGGTGGCCCGGGCGGCGGCGGAGGCCGCCTCGGAGGCGGGTACGGAGGTCGCGGCCGCCATGCCGAGCGGCCCGAGGGGGCCGTGGGCGCTGCTGAAGCGCCGCAGGCGCCGGCGGGTACCCGAGCAGGAACCGGCCCCTGTCACACCGTCGAGCTGA
- a CDS encoding acetyl-CoA C-acetyltransferase: MPEAVIVSAARSPIGRAVKGSLKDLRPDDLTATIVQAALAKVPELDPKDIDDLMLGCGLPGGEQGHNLGRIVAVQMGMDHLPGCTVTRYCSSSLQTSRMALHAIKAGEGDVFISAGVEMVSRYANGSSDIPGTHNPLFAEAEARTVATAQSEGSTWHDPREDGLLPDPYIAMGQTAENLARAKGVTRQDMDEFGVRSQNLAEEAIKNGFWEREITPVTLPDGTVVSKDDGPRAGVTLEGVQGLKPVFRPDGMVTAGNCCPLNDGAAALVIMSDTKARELGLTPLARIVSTGVSGLSPEIMGLGPVEASNQALKRAGLTIGDIDLVEINEAFAAQVIPSYRDLGIPLEKLNVNGGAIAVGHPFGMTGARITTTLINSLQFHDKQFGLETMCVGGGQGMAMVIERLS, from the coding sequence ATGCCCGAAGCCGTGATCGTCTCAGCCGCCCGCTCCCCCATCGGCCGCGCCGTCAAGGGCTCCCTCAAGGACCTCCGCCCGGACGACCTCACCGCCACGATCGTCCAGGCCGCCCTGGCCAAGGTCCCCGAGCTGGACCCGAAGGACATCGACGACCTGATGCTCGGCTGCGGCCTGCCCGGCGGCGAGCAGGGCCACAACCTCGGCCGTATCGTCGCCGTGCAGATGGGGATGGACCACCTGCCGGGCTGCACCGTCACCCGGTACTGCTCCTCCTCGCTCCAGACCTCCCGCATGGCCCTGCACGCCATCAAGGCCGGCGAGGGCGACGTCTTCATCTCGGCCGGCGTCGAGATGGTCTCCCGGTACGCCAACGGCAGCTCGGACATACCCGGCACGCACAACCCGCTCTTCGCCGAGGCCGAGGCCCGCACCGTCGCGACCGCCCAGTCCGAGGGCTCCACCTGGCACGACCCGCGCGAGGACGGCCTGCTGCCCGACCCGTACATCGCGATGGGCCAGACCGCCGAGAACCTGGCCCGCGCCAAGGGCGTCACCCGCCAGGACATGGACGAGTTCGGCGTCCGCTCCCAGAACCTCGCCGAAGAGGCCATCAAGAACGGCTTCTGGGAGCGCGAGATCACCCCGGTGACCCTCCCCGACGGCACGGTCGTCTCCAAGGACGACGGCCCCCGCGCCGGCGTCACCCTGGAGGGCGTCCAGGGCCTCAAGCCGGTCTTCCGCCCCGACGGCATGGTCACGGCCGGCAACTGCTGCCCGCTGAACGACGGCGCTGCCGCGCTCGTGATCATGTCCGACACCAAGGCCCGCGAGCTGGGCCTCACCCCGCTCGCCCGCATCGTGTCGACCGGCGTCTCCGGCCTCTCGCCCGAGATCATGGGCCTCGGACCGGTCGAGGCGAGCAACCAGGCCCTGAAGCGGGCCGGGCTGACCATCGGCGACATCGACCTGGTCGAGATCAACGAGGCGTTCGCCGCCCAGGTGATCCCCTCCTACCGCGACCTGGGCATCCCGCTGGAGAAGCTGAACGTCAACGGCGGCGCCATCGCCGTCGGCCACCCCTTCGGCATGACCGGCGCCCGCATCACCACCACGCTCATCAACTCCCTGCAGTTCCACGACAAGCAGTTCGGCCTGGAGACGATGTGCGTCGGCGGCGGCCAGGGCATGGCCATGGTCATCGAGCGCCTCAGCTGA
- a CDS encoding DUF4287 domain-containing protein yields MSQVFSEETHRNMLARIPHCTGREISDWLRTVEEGPALFRFEEKVSWLRHEHNLAYGHAKAIIHEYDLRRAARKLL; encoded by the coding sequence ATGTCCCAAGTCTTCTCCGAAGAGACCCATCGCAACATGCTCGCCCGCATCCCCCACTGCACCGGTCGTGAGATCTCCGACTGGCTTCGCACCGTCGAAGAAGGCCCGGCACTCTTCCGCTTCGAGGAAAAGGTCAGCTGGCTCCGGCACGAACACAACCTCGCGTACGGCCACGCCAAGGCGATCATCCACGAGTACGACCTGAGGAGGGCCGCGCGCAAACTGCTCTAG